The following are encoded together in the Anopheles nili chromosome 3, idAnoNiliSN_F5_01, whole genome shotgun sequence genome:
- the LOC128726218 gene encoding DCN1-like protein 3: MGSCLTCFRTPPNTNVATTTGIPTGTGCTALDPTLSYTEMEATGHETDDLLPVNASGQYVGHGDKRTGGSFKKSSVGGMLNGNISCTMVGSGAIGGVGGIIGSASPGGLLVESTNNNGTGSKELSGGMGGLQTLLSDNDLNKLFESYKDAHEDAILSEGIERLCGDLGYKPDDFAILVLAWRLDASQMCQFTKTEFIQGLQRMNAASIEGIRARLQQNTERLRTDGMEEFKSLYRFTFRFGLEPGHRILSLDMAISLWRLVFTVHTPDILQRWLDFLEQHQNIRGVPKDTWNMFLNFVESCDIENYDDTEAWPSLFDDFVEYEQERTGQLAKMKDNSGGEPPPSEDHNGSYNGS, encoded by the exons ATGGGTAGCTGCTTAACATGCTTCCGCACACCGCCGAACACGAATGTTGCCACTACGACGGGCATTCCGACGGGCACCGGGTGTACGGCTCTCGATCCCACCCTGTCGTACACGGAGATGGAAGCTACCGGGCATG AAACAGACGATCTGTTGCCGGTGAACGCTTCCGGTCAGTACGTGGGACACGGTGACAAACGCACCGGAGGCAGCTTTAAGAAGTCGTCGGTTGGCGGAATGTTGAACGGAAACATTTCGTGTACCATGGTTGGCAGCGGTGCAATTGGCGGTGTCGGTGGAATTATCGGCTCGGCCAGTCCGGGAGGGCTGTTGGTCGAGAGCACGAACAACAACGGAACGGGCAGCAAAGAACTGAGCGGTGGTATGGGCGGACTGCAAACGCTGCTATCGGATAACGATTTAAACAAACTGTTCGAGAGCTACAAGGACGCACACGAAGATGCCATACTGTCCGAGGGCATCGAGAGGCTGTGCGGTGATCTTGGCTACAAACCGGACGACTTCGCGATCCTGGTGCTGGCTTGGCGGCTGGACGCGAGTCAAATGTGCCAGTTTACGAAAACCGAATTCATCCAAGGCCTTCAGCGGATGAATGCCGCCAGCATTGAGGGCATTCGTGCCCGGTTGCAGCAGAACACGGAACGACTGCGGACGGACGGGATGGAAGAGTTCAAATCGCTGTACCGGTTTACGTTTCGATTCGGGCTCGAACCCGGCCACCGGATACTGTCGCTTGACATGGCTATTAGCCTGTGGCGGCTCGTGTTCACCGTACACACGCCCGACATACTGCAGCGTTGGCTGGACTTCCTTGAGCAGCATCAGAACATCCGGGGCGTCCCCAAGGACACCTGGAATATGTTTCTGAATTTTGTGGAATCCTGTGATATCGAAAACTACGACGACACAGAGGCGTGGCCCAGCCTCTTCGACGATTTCGTGGAGTATGAGCAGGAGCGCACCGGGCAGCTAGCAAAAATGAAGGACAACAGCGGGGGCGAACCGCCTCCTTCCGAGGATCACAACGGCAGCTACAACGGCTCATAG
- the LOC128724500 gene encoding syndecan — protein MMFHKQLNNNSYSSKSKPFEWSSAVTLLAALLAVLLVVAIPSAAPADAAAATNDQNSNHGNLNLDSSSSFGVAPSNQNDIYIDDEGLEGSGSRGEVRDDLEKEDDEASGSGFGDDDEDSTSSRSSLSSSSSGGNLNVLRGGTDNLPGSGDHDDNDLYTDTNLSNVDPSTTDDEDMPVGKDNSKSSSSSSSGSSQSGGGYSRSGILEPVENDLDLGGLPRHHITPTEGSKIHHDSTPFGAGSGVLIMNAKNDDRTASFFAQPGILAAVIGGAVVGLLCAILVVMFIVYRMRKKDEGSYALDEPKRSPTANTYAKNANNREFYA, from the exons ATGATGTTCCACAAGcagctcaacaacaacagctacagcagcaaaagcaaaccattCGAATGGTCCTCGGCCGTGACGTTGCTGGCAGCGCTGCTGGCCGTGTTGCTGGTTGTTGCGATCCCATCGGCGGCACCGGCGGATGCCGCCGCGGCCACCAATGATCAG aATTCGAACCACGGGAATTTAAATCTCGATAGTAGTTCTTCATTCGGTGTTGCACCGTCTAATCAAAATGACATCTACATTGACGATGAAGGTCTGGAAGGTTCTGGAAGCCGTGGAGAA GTTCGTGACGATCTAGAGAAAGAGGACGACGAAGCATCCGGTTCCGGGTTCGGAGATGATGACGAAGATTCTACCTCGAGTCGATCGTCGCTGTCCTCTTCGTCGTCCGGCGGAAACCTAAACGTTCTGCGCGGGGGCACTGATAACCTGCCAGGATCAGGTGATCATGATGATAATGATCTCTACACAGACACCAACCTATCCAACGTTGATCCATCGACCACCGACGACGAAGACA TGCCAGTTGGTAAGGATAATAGCAAATCGtcctcttcgtcgtcgtcgggatCCTCGCAATCCGGCGGTGGATACTCGCGAAGTGGCATCCTCGAGCCAGTAGAGAACGACCTCGACCTCGGTGGGCTGCCCCGGCATCATATAACACCAACAGAGGGCAGTAAAATTCATCACGATAGTACTCCGTTCGGAGCTGGCAGTGGCGTTTTGATAATGAATGCCAAAAACGATGACCGAACGGCTAGCTTCTTTGCGCAGCCAGGCATTCTAGCTG CTGTAATCGGAGGAGCTGTCGTCGGTCTGCTATGCGCCATACTGGTGGTAATGTTCATTGTTTACAGGATGCGAAAAAAGGATGAAGGTTCGTATGCTCTGGACGAACCGAAGCGATCGCCGACGGCCAACACCTACGCGAAGAATGCAAACAATAGGGAGTTTTACGCCTGA
- the LOC128725271 gene encoding uncharacterized protein LOC128725271, whose product MLQNSSLGQAQRFKKRERTQNWAYEEKHFLLELCRKDMHIIENKRLDSALTTLKNRAWKIIHQQFAIAFGTDRNCNRLKEQWRRMKACTRAEMLDYQQRIQRFGQEVADRKKPSQFTFEIWEFMQEAKKVCKNELMDDVDYSKMKLSLEENLPQGVSIKDCSDENDDESSSMWDKTSQSICEVQLKEDSHDELDDYDKGPQTKYPRLRGLSSASSPFGTGSSAAEAAHSRFNELLASSFASRLANSDHHHHLNASGAAGNNNNNNNNTATGNKLLESLDAYNRTAFGSESNLAELAHGAAANANLSQVDLSNTLEALNLLKNRFNRMSELGHWKNAFQEAQILTTVNHGPESPTSGGPNVIGASNHMLPGLVNGGNGALLHDPDGNDGVQARGGSPVPMDRSASAACLSKLLQAQHQSEHEVRMAILKTDLETAKINQETAQLNRQLALRKLHRGGDEGGANSSSVARDEDDGDGDDNTSNSNSVPESRLMVRSLSSLEGAPVPLSLSVPSSPSLLLKAGHKIE is encoded by the exons ATGCTGCAAAATAGTAGCCTCGGGCAGGCGCAGCGCTTTAAGAAGCGCGAGCGCACCCAAAACTGGGCGTACGAGGAGAAACACTTCCTGCTCGAGCTGTGCCGCAAGGACATGCACATCATCGAGAACAAGCGGCTGGACAGTGCGCTGACGACGCTGAAGAACCGCGCCTGGAAGATCATCCACCAGCAGTTTGCGATCGCGTTCGGCACCGACCGGAACTGCAACCGGTTGAAGGAGCAATGGCGCCGGATGAAGGCCTGCACGCGGGCAGAGATGCTCGACTACCAGCAGCGGATACAGCGCTTCGGGCAGGAGGTGGCCGATCGCAAGAAACCGAGCCAGTTCACGTTCGAGATCTGGGAGTTTATGCAGGAAGCGAAGAAGGTGTGCAAGAACGAGCTGATGGATGATGTGGACTACTCGAAGATGAAGTTGTCGCTGGAGGAGAACCTACCGCAGGGGGTTTCGATTAAGGATTGTAGCGATGAGAACGATGATGAGAGTTCCTCGATGTG gGACAAAACCTCACAAAGTATCTGCGAGGTGCAGCTGAAGGAAGACTCCCACGATGAGCTGGATGACTACGATAAAGGACCACAGACGAAGTACCCACGGCTGCGAGGACTTTCGAGTGCATCGTCCCCATTCGGGACGGGATCATCCGCTGCGGAAGCGGCTCACAGTCGCTTCAACGAGCTGTTGGCGTCCAGTTTCGCAAGCCGGCTAGCGAACagtgatcatcatcatcacctgaACGCAAGCGGAGCTGCCggaaacaacaataataataacaataacaccGCCACCGGGAACAAACTGCTCGAAAGCCTGGACGCCTACAACCGGACGGCGTTTGGAAGCGAATCGAACCTGGCCGAGCTGGCACATGGTGCTGCTGCGAATGCTAACCTCTCGCAGGTGGACCTAAGCAACACGCTTGAGGCGTTGAACCTGCTGAAGAATCGCTTCAACCGTATGAGCGAGCTGGGTCACTGGAAGAACGCATTTCAGGAGGCACAAATCCTGACGACGGTTAACCACGGTCCCGAATCACCGACCAGTGGCGGCCCCAACGTGATCGGTGCAAGCAACCACATGCTGCCGGGGCTAGTaaacggtggaaatggtgcACTGCTGCACGATCCCGATGGTAACGATGGCGTACAGGCCCGTGGAGGATCACCTGTACCGATGGATAGAAGCGCGAGTGCCGCGTGTCTTTCGAAGTTGCTGCAGGCGCAACATCAGAGCGAACACGAGGTGCGGATGGCGATATTGAAGACCGATCTGGAGACAGCTAAAATTAACCAAGAAACGGCACAACTAAACCGGCAGCTAGCGTTGCGGAAGCTGCACCGTGGTGGAGATGAAGGCGGTGCCAACAGTTCGAGTGTGGCGAGAGATgaggacgatggcgatggagaCGATAACACCTCGAATTCGAACTCGGTTCCCGAGAGCAGGTTAATGGTGCGATCGCTTTCGTCGCTAGAGGGCGCTCCAGTGCCGTTATCCTTGTCCGTACCGTCGTCACCTTCGCTGTTGCTGAAAGCTGGCCACAAGATCGAATGA